In Vitis vinifera cultivar Pinot Noir 40024 chromosome 11, ASM3070453v1, a genomic segment contains:
- the LOC100262695 gene encoding actin-related protein 2/3 complex subunit 3 — MVHHSSFVDDEGITKACGCPLLPLKSHIKGPAPVSDQDRTDIVDEAITFFRANVFFRNFDIKSSADKLLIYLTFYINVALKRLEGCRTLAEGTKAIINLGLEKVPVPGESGFPFPGLFALPLSQPEAELFRNYLKQIREETSGRLLSVAYRPNGTPNKWWLAFAKRKFMNIIVP; from the exons ATG GTTCATCACTCCAGTTTCGTTGATGATGAGGGAATCACTAAAGCTTGTGGGTGTCCCCTACTTCCTTTAAAAAGTCATATAAAGGGTCCTGCCCCAGTTTCAGATCAAG ATAGGACTGATATTGTTGATGAGGCAATCACATTTTTCCGCGCTAATGTCTTTTTTAGAAACTTTGATATCAAGAGCTCGGCTGATAAGCTCCTTATCTATCTGACATTCTACATCAATGTGGCATTGAAGAGGCTTGAGGGCTGTAGAACTCTGGCTGAAGGAACCAAGGCAATCATAAACTTGGGTTTGGAAAAGGTCCCTGTGCCTGGAGAGTCAGGTTTTCCTTTTCCTGGCCTTTTTGCCCTTCCTTTATCTCAACCAGAAGCAG AGCTATTCAGGAATTATCTGAAGCAGATAAGGGAGGAGACAAGTGGGAGACTACTGAGCGTTGCATATAGACCCAATGGGACCCCAAATAAATGGTGGTTGGCATTTGCCAAGCGGAAATTCATGAACATTATTGTtccttaa
- the LOC100248939 gene encoding monogalactosyldiacylglycerol synthase 2, chloroplastic isoform X1 — MAMSLLSPRKSIAETVFQKVGGYYSGSGHRRCSDGCMDDDGTMELVQIGAERTKNVLILMSDTGGGHRASAEAIRDAFQSEFGDEYRIFVKDVWKEYTGWPLNDMERSYKFMVRHVQLWKVAFHSTSPRWIHSVYLAAIAAYYAKEVEAGLMEYKPDIIISVHPLMQHIPLWVLKWQGLQKKVVFVTVITDLNTCHRTWFHPGVSRCYCPSEEVAKRSLLDGLEESQVRVFGLPIRPSFCRAVLSKDDLRVELEMDPHLPAVLLMGGGEGMGPVKKTALALGESLLDEGSGKPIGQLIVICGRNKVLASTLEAVDWKIPVKVKGFQTQMEKWMGACDCIITKAGPGTIAEALIRGLPIILNDYIPGQEKGNVPYVVDNGAGVFTRSSKETARLVAEWFSTKTEELKRMSENALKLAQPNAVFDIVKDIHELACQRGPLANIPYMLTSSFTSII, encoded by the exons ATGGCGATGTCCTTGCTTTCGCCGAGGAAGTCTATCGCGGAGACGGTGTTCCAGAAAGTTGGTGGGTATTACAGCGGGAGCGGTCACAGGAGGTGTTCCGATGGGTGCATGGACGACGATGGGACTATGGAGCTGGTGCAGATTGGAGCTGAGAGAACCAAGAATGTGTTGATCCTCATGAGCGATACTGGTGGTGGTCACAGAGCTTCCGCAGAGGCCATTCGCGATGCGTTTCAGTCGGAATTTGGAGATGAATACAGG atttttgtgaaggatgtatgGAAAGAGTACACAGGCTGGCCATTGAACGACATGGAGCGATCATACAAGTTCATGGTCAGACATGTGCAACTCTGGAAGGTTGCATTTCATAGTACCTCCCCCCGATGGATACACTCTGTCTATCTTGCTGCCATTGCCGCCTACTATGCCAA GGAGGTGGAGGCTGGTTTAATGGAGTATAAACCAGACATCATCATCAGTGTCCATCCTCTAATGCAGCATATTCCATTGTGGGTGCTCAAATGGCAAGGCCTTCAGAAGAAAGTAGTATTTGTCACGGTTATAACTGATCTCAATACCTGCCACCGTACATG GTTTCACCCAGGGGTCAGTAGATGCTACTGCCCCTCAGAGGAGGTGGCTAAACGGTCTTTATTGGATGGCCTAGAAGAGTCTCAAGTTCGTGTTTTTGGCCTGCCCATCAGGCCATCCTTCTGCCGTGCAGTCCTCTCTAAG GATGATTTAAGAGTCGAACTAGAGATGGACCCACACTTGCCTGCAGTATTATTGATGGGTGGTGGTGAAGGAATGGGTCCTGTTAAAAAGACTGCGTTAGCTCTTGGGGAGTCATTGTTAGATGAAGGATCAGGGAAACCGATCGGACAATTGATTGTCATATGTGGTCGTAATAAAGTCCTAGCCTCTACGCTAGAAGCAGTCGATTGGAAGATCCCAGTTAAA GTCAAGGGGTTTCAGACCCAGATGGAGAAATGGATGGGAGCTTGTGACTGCATTATTACAAAA GCTGGACCTGGGACAATTGCAGAAGCATTGATCAGGGGCCTCCCAATTATCCTCAACGACTACATTCCAGGACAA GAAAAGGGCAATGTCCCATATGTAGTAGATAATGGTGCAGGCGTCTTCACCCGAAGTTCAAAAGAAACAGCCAGACTCGTGGCCGAATGGTTCAGCACCAAAACAGAAGAACTGAAGAGAATGTCAGAGAATGCACTCAAGCTAGCACAACCGAATGCCGTGTTCGATATTGTGAAGGATATTCATGAACTTGCATGTCAACGGGGGCCCTTAGCCAATATCCCCTATATGTTGACATCATCCTTCACAAGTATCATCTAA
- the LOC100248939 gene encoding monogalactosyldiacylglycerol synthase 2, chloroplastic isoform X2 yields the protein MVLFSASYFQIQIFVKDVWKEYTGWPLNDMERSYKFMVRHVQLWKVAFHSTSPRWIHSVYLAAIAAYYAKEVEAGLMEYKPDIIISVHPLMQHIPLWVLKWQGLQKKVVFVTVITDLNTCHRTWFHPGVSRCYCPSEEVAKRSLLDGLEESQVRVFGLPIRPSFCRAVLSKDDLRVELEMDPHLPAVLLMGGGEGMGPVKKTALALGESLLDEGSGKPIGQLIVICGRNKVLASTLEAVDWKIPVKVKGFQTQMEKWMGACDCIITKAGPGTIAEALIRGLPIILNDYIPGQEKGNVPYVVDNGAGVFTRSSKETARLVAEWFSTKTEELKRMSENALKLAQPNAVFDIVKDIHELACQRGPLANIPYMLTSSFTSII from the exons ATGGTTCTCTTCTCTGCATCTTATTTCCAAATTCAG atttttgtgaaggatgtatgGAAAGAGTACACAGGCTGGCCATTGAACGACATGGAGCGATCATACAAGTTCATGGTCAGACATGTGCAACTCTGGAAGGTTGCATTTCATAGTACCTCCCCCCGATGGATACACTCTGTCTATCTTGCTGCCATTGCCGCCTACTATGCCAA GGAGGTGGAGGCTGGTTTAATGGAGTATAAACCAGACATCATCATCAGTGTCCATCCTCTAATGCAGCATATTCCATTGTGGGTGCTCAAATGGCAAGGCCTTCAGAAGAAAGTAGTATTTGTCACGGTTATAACTGATCTCAATACCTGCCACCGTACATG GTTTCACCCAGGGGTCAGTAGATGCTACTGCCCCTCAGAGGAGGTGGCTAAACGGTCTTTATTGGATGGCCTAGAAGAGTCTCAAGTTCGTGTTTTTGGCCTGCCCATCAGGCCATCCTTCTGCCGTGCAGTCCTCTCTAAG GATGATTTAAGAGTCGAACTAGAGATGGACCCACACTTGCCTGCAGTATTATTGATGGGTGGTGGTGAAGGAATGGGTCCTGTTAAAAAGACTGCGTTAGCTCTTGGGGAGTCATTGTTAGATGAAGGATCAGGGAAACCGATCGGACAATTGATTGTCATATGTGGTCGTAATAAAGTCCTAGCCTCTACGCTAGAAGCAGTCGATTGGAAGATCCCAGTTAAA GTCAAGGGGTTTCAGACCCAGATGGAGAAATGGATGGGAGCTTGTGACTGCATTATTACAAAA GCTGGACCTGGGACAATTGCAGAAGCATTGATCAGGGGCCTCCCAATTATCCTCAACGACTACATTCCAGGACAA GAAAAGGGCAATGTCCCATATGTAGTAGATAATGGTGCAGGCGTCTTCACCCGAAGTTCAAAAGAAACAGCCAGACTCGTGGCCGAATGGTTCAGCACCAAAACAGAAGAACTGAAGAGAATGTCAGAGAATGCACTCAAGCTAGCACAACCGAATGCCGTGTTCGATATTGTGAAGGATATTCATGAACTTGCATGTCAACGGGGGCCCTTAGCCAATATCCCCTATATGTTGACATCATCCTTCACAAGTATCATCTAA